The following proteins are encoded in a genomic region of Astatotilapia calliptera chromosome 22, fAstCal1.2, whole genome shotgun sequence:
- the marcksl1b gene encoding MARCKS-related protein 1-B — protein sequence MGSQASKGEVAAEANAAAADAAAAKTNGQENGHVKTNGDVSTKPDGDAAATNGSAEAAKEPEASAGGDTIEPAPAADGEAAKPEGEAAAKESTKEKKKKKFSLKKPFNFKLNIKKSKKSEAVKEEAAAAAPSEEKPAENGAAAPAEEKKEEVKEEAADADAAAASAAEAPKVEEGPAKEEAPKEEAKEAAAPAPEATKPTEESSSTPAPSEKKE from the exons ATGGGATCCCAGGCATCCAAGGGAGAGGTGGCCGCGGAGGCAAACGCTGCTGCCGCTGATGCTGCAGCTGCCAAAACCAACGGACAG GAGAACGGTCACGTGAAGACCAATGGCGATGTCTCTACAAAGCCCGATGGGGATGCTGCAGCTACCAACGGCTCCGCGGAGGCCGCCAAGGAGCCTGAAGCCAGTGCGGGAGGTGACACTATCGAACCGGCGCCTGCTGCAGACGGAGAGGCTGCAAAACCGGAGGGCGAGGCTGCGGCCAAAGAAAGCaccaaagagaagaagaagaagaagttctCCCTGAAGAAGCCCTTCAACTTCAAACTGAACATCAAGAAGAGCAAGAAGAGCGAGGCTGTGAAAGAGGAAGCGGCTGCCGCTGCCCCCTCTGAGGAGAAGCCTGCTGAGAATGGAGCCGCTGCTCCTGCCgaggagaagaaagaggaggtgaaggaggaggCTGCTGACGCCGACGCCGCCGCTGCCTCTGCCGCTGAGGCTCCGAAGGTGGAGGAGGGGCCAGCTAAGGAGGAGGCCCCCAAGGAGGAGGCCAAAGAGGCAGCTGCTCCTGCCCCCGAGGCCACGAAACCGACAGAGGAGAGCAGCTCGACCCCCGCTCCGTCTGAAAAGAAAGAGTGA